A region of Pseudarthrobacter sp. NIBRBAC000502770 DNA encodes the following proteins:
- a CDS encoding IclR family transcriptional regulator, producing the protein MDNSSGVGVIDKAAQVLDALEAGPTTLAQLVAATGLARPTVHRLALALVHHRLVSRDIQGRFVLGSRLVELASAAGEDRLIASAGPVLMQLRDATGESAQIFRRQGDWRVCVASAERPIGLRDTIPVGTQLSMKAGSAAQVLLAWEDHDRLLEGLQSARFTPTVLAGVRRRGWGQSLGEREPGVASVSAPVRGPSGRVIAAVSISGPIERLTRQPGRLHAEVVCNAGRILTEALRKNND; encoded by the coding sequence ATGGACAATTCTAGTGGAGTCGGTGTCATTGATAAAGCGGCCCAGGTGCTCGATGCCCTTGAGGCCGGCCCCACCACGCTGGCGCAGCTGGTAGCCGCCACCGGCCTGGCCCGGCCCACTGTCCACCGCCTCGCTTTGGCGCTGGTGCACCACCGGCTGGTCAGCCGCGACATCCAGGGCCGGTTCGTGCTCGGCAGCAGGCTGGTGGAGCTTGCCTCCGCCGCCGGGGAAGACCGCCTGATCGCCTCGGCCGGGCCCGTACTCATGCAGCTGCGCGATGCCACCGGCGAAAGCGCCCAGATCTTCCGCAGGCAGGGTGACTGGCGCGTATGCGTCGCCTCCGCCGAGCGCCCCATCGGCCTGCGCGACACCATCCCGGTGGGCACGCAGCTGTCCATGAAGGCCGGCTCTGCCGCGCAGGTCCTGCTCGCCTGGGAGGACCACGACCGACTGCTTGAGGGCCTGCAGTCGGCCCGTTTCACGCCCACCGTCCTGGCAGGAGTACGACGCCGGGGCTGGGGACAGAGCCTGGGCGAGCGTGAGCCCGGGGTTGCCTCCGTTTCGGCACCGGTGCGGGGTCCGTCCGGCCGGGTGATCGCCGCCGTCTCCATTTCCGGCCCCATTGAGCGGCTGACCCGCCAGCCCGGGCGCCTCCACGCCGAAGTAGTTTGCAATGCAGGACGCATCCTCACCGAAGCGCTCCGCAAGAACAACGACTAG
- a CDS encoding DUF1697 domain-containing protein: protein MGSYAVFLRGINVGGINIKMADLRDALKTCGFTDAKTLLASGNVVLSSTLDAAAVKQECEKCLRAAFGYEAWVVVLDAARVAKLVDACPYPEDDRSTHTYITLSSDTAVLDDLEAAGSALESQIQQRLGPEALAWLAPVGGTLDSPFSKVSAKTKFKAATTTRNLRTLIKVRDAAAALTAG, encoded by the coding sequence ATGGGCAGCTATGCAGTGTTCCTCCGCGGCATCAATGTGGGCGGGATCAATATCAAGATGGCGGACCTGCGGGACGCACTCAAGACCTGCGGTTTCACGGACGCAAAGACACTGCTCGCCAGTGGAAACGTGGTGCTCAGCAGCACCCTGGACGCGGCCGCCGTCAAACAGGAGTGCGAAAAATGCCTCCGGGCCGCTTTCGGCTATGAAGCGTGGGTTGTGGTCCTGGACGCCGCGCGGGTGGCCAAACTGGTGGATGCCTGTCCCTATCCGGAAGACGACAGGTCCACCCACACCTACATCACCCTGTCCTCGGACACCGCCGTCCTCGACGACCTGGAGGCGGCCGGGTCAGCCCTTGAAAGCCAGATCCAGCAGCGGCTGGGGCCTGAGGCGCTTGCCTGGCTTGCACCGGTGGGCGGGACCCTGGACAGCCCCTTCAGCAAGGTCAGTGCGAAAACGAAGTTCAAGGCCGCAACCACCACCCGCAACCTGCGCACCCTGATCAAGGTCCGGGACGCCGCGGCCGCCCTCACCGCCGGCTAG